A stretch of Flexivirga aerilata DNA encodes these proteins:
- a CDS encoding MIP/aquaporin family protein, with protein MTLWGVFFSEVIGTAILIVLGVGVVANAVFPKNNGYEGGNLMINFGWGIGVLAGVYAAYKSGGHLNPAVTLGIWASGAKEFVPGIQVDATSIAVYIVAQFIGAFIGAVVAWAAYKKQFDERGDAPSLVFSTGPLIPSVAWNLVTEIIGTFILLFGALSFGAWNGGKGTILEAIPVALLVVGIGASLGGPTGYAINPARDLGPRLAHAILPIPHKDSNNWGYAWIPVVGPIIGGILGGLVFHWYSS; from the coding sequence ATGACCCTGTGGGGCGTTTTCTTCAGCGAGGTGATCGGAACCGCGATTCTGATCGTCCTCGGTGTCGGCGTCGTCGCCAATGCCGTGTTCCCCAAGAACAACGGCTACGAGGGCGGCAACCTGATGATCAACTTCGGCTGGGGCATCGGCGTGCTCGCCGGCGTCTACGCCGCATACAAGTCGGGCGGACACCTCAATCCCGCTGTCACGCTTGGCATTTGGGCGTCCGGCGCGAAGGAGTTCGTGCCCGGCATCCAGGTCGACGCCACGTCGATCGCGGTCTACATCGTCGCGCAGTTCATCGGCGCGTTCATCGGTGCGGTCGTCGCCTGGGCGGCATACAAGAAGCAGTTCGACGAGCGCGGCGACGCGCCGAGCCTGGTCTTCTCGACCGGCCCGCTCATCCCGAGCGTCGCCTGGAACCTCGTCACCGAGATCATCGGCACCTTCATCCTGCTCTTCGGCGCCCTGAGCTTCGGCGCGTGGAACGGCGGCAAGGGCACCATCCTGGAAGCAATTCCGGTGGCATTGCTCGTGGTTGGGATCGGCGCCAGCCTCGGCGGCCCGACGGGATATGCGATCAATCCGGCACGTGACCTCGGCCCCCGCCTCGCGCACGCCATCCTGCCGATCCCGCACAAGGACTCCAACAACTGGGGCTATGCCTGGATCCCGGTCGTCGGCCCGATCATCGGCGGCATCCTCGGTGGCCTGGTCTTCCACTGGTACAGCAGCTGA